The Thermobispora bispora DSM 43833 genome window below encodes:
- the aceA gene encoding isocitrate lyase, translating into MTDRLAAAAAELRREWETNPRWKNVKRDYTAEDVVRLRGSVQEEHTLARLGAERLWNLLHTEEYIHALGALTGGQAVQMVKAGLKAIYLSGWQVAADANLASQTYPDQSLYPANSVPAVVRRINNALLRADQISWAEGDENAPYWLAPIVADAEAGFGGVLNAFELMKAMIAAGAAGVHFEDQLASEKKCGHLGGKVLVPTGQHIKTLNAARLAADVLGVPTLVIARTDAQAATLLTSDIDERDKPFVTGERTPEGFYRVRPGVEACIARGLAYAPYADLLWMETSTPDLEVAREFAEAIKAQYPDQLLAYNCSPSFNWKKHLDDATIAKFQRELAHMGYKFQFITLAGFHSLNYSMFKLAKGYAEEGMTAYVELQQAEFAAESLGYTATRHQREVGTGYFDLVSTAISPDSSTVALKGSTEEEQFTEAH; encoded by the coding sequence ATGACGGACCGCCTTGCCGCGGCCGCAGCCGAGCTGCGCCGCGAGTGGGAGACCAACCCGCGCTGGAAGAACGTCAAGCGGGACTACACCGCCGAGGACGTGGTGAGGCTGCGCGGATCCGTCCAGGAGGAGCACACGCTCGCCCGCCTCGGGGCCGAGCGGCTCTGGAACCTCCTGCACACCGAGGAGTACATCCACGCGCTCGGCGCGCTCACCGGTGGCCAGGCCGTGCAGATGGTGAAGGCCGGCCTCAAGGCGATCTACCTCTCCGGCTGGCAGGTGGCGGCCGACGCCAACCTCGCGTCCCAGACCTACCCGGACCAGAGCCTGTACCCGGCCAACTCCGTGCCCGCCGTGGTCCGGCGCATCAACAACGCCCTGCTCCGGGCCGACCAGATCAGCTGGGCCGAGGGCGACGAGAACGCCCCGTACTGGCTCGCCCCGATCGTGGCCGACGCCGAGGCCGGCTTCGGCGGCGTGCTGAACGCGTTCGAGCTGATGAAGGCGATGATCGCCGCCGGCGCGGCCGGGGTCCACTTCGAGGACCAGCTCGCCTCGGAGAAGAAGTGCGGCCACCTCGGCGGCAAGGTCCTGGTCCCGACCGGTCAGCACATCAAGACCCTCAACGCCGCCCGCCTCGCCGCGGACGTGCTGGGCGTGCCCACGCTGGTGATCGCGCGGACCGACGCTCAGGCCGCGACGCTCCTGACCAGCGACATCGACGAGCGGGACAAGCCGTTCGTCACCGGCGAGCGCACGCCGGAGGGCTTCTACCGGGTGCGCCCCGGCGTCGAGGCCTGCATCGCCCGCGGCCTCGCCTACGCCCCGTACGCCGACCTGCTGTGGATGGAGACCTCCACGCCGGACCTGGAGGTGGCCCGCGAGTTCGCCGAGGCGATCAAGGCCCAGTACCCGGACCAGCTCCTCGCCTACAACTGCTCGCCGTCGTTCAACTGGAAGAAGCACCTGGACGACGCGACGATCGCCAAGTTCCAGCGGGAGCTCGCGCACATGGGGTACAAGTTCCAGTTCATCACCCTGGCCGGGTTCCACTCGCTGAACTACTCGATGTTCAAGCTCGCCAAGGGCTACGCCGAGGAGGGCATGACGGCCTACGTCGAGCTGCAGCAGGCCGAGTTCGCCGCCGAGTCCCTCGGCTACACCGCCACGCGCCACCAGCGCGAGGTCGGCACCGGATACTTCGACCTGGTCAGCACGGCCATCTCGCCTGACTCCTCGACCGTGGCCCTCAAGGGCTCCACGGAGGAGGAGCAGTTCACCGAGGCTCACTGA